agcaataacctcaaccaagtgtttccggtagctgcaaattagacctgcacaatgttcagaaggaattttgcaCCATTCTTCCTTATAGAACTGCTTCAggtcagccatattcttaggatgtctggtgtgaacagccctcttgaggtcattccacagcatctctactgggttaaggtctgggctctgactgggccactccaaaagggggattttcgtttttttttttaagccattttgtagtggatttacttcgatgtttagggtcattgtcctgctgcatttacttctactgagcttcagctggtgcacagacactctgacattatcctgtaggatatcttgataaacttgggaattcatgaCGGCAAGCAGCTTGAGGCCCCGAAGCAGCccaaaatcatgatgctccctccaccgtaccactgggatgatgttttcattttgGTATGCGGTGCCATTTTTGCGCCATACGTAGTGAAGTGTGTTGTTTCCAAACAATTCAAACTTTAttttatcagtccacaaaacattttcccagtagcattgtggagtctCAAGGTGGTATTGGCAAACTTAtgctggaaagcagcggcttccttcatggccattgacaccatgcctgtttaatgttttccatattgtAGACTCATAATTCTTTCAAGTTTTTAGTTGTCACTCTAAGGTTCTTTATACCTAATTGAGCATTTtccagtgtgccctttgagtcatcttggctggacggccaattttagagagagtagccacagtactaaatcatctccaatCATctctggtccaatgagtcctgttttcttttacatcatgtggacaaccatgtacgtgtgcgctgtttacctggggaagtgatggcaccaggatgcactgtgggaagacgacaagccggtggagggaatgtgatgctctgggcaatgttctgctgggaaacactgggtacggccattcatgtggacatttgacacgtgccacctacctaaacatcatagcagaccaggtacaccccttcatggcaatggtataccctgatggcagtggcctctttcatcaGAATAATACGCCCTACCACACTGTATGCACTGTCCgggaatagtttgaggaacatgatgaagagttcaaggtgctgccctggcctccaaattccccagatctcaatccaattgagcaacTGTGGGATGTGGTGGacaaacaagtccaatccacggtggatcaacctcgcaatttacaggacttgaaggatctgctgctaacgtcttggtgccagataccacaggacaccttcaggggtcttgtaaagtccatgcctcgacgggtcagcgctgttttggtggcacgtgggggacataatgttttggctcatcagtgtatattggaGTGTTATTTGGACGGTAATTTGAGTTTGAGACCCTGCTTTAAGATGTAATTGCTCTTTTGCTCACTACAACAACTCTAGGAAATGCACTTTTCTATGATTTCTTAGAGATCTTGATTGGCGGAAACATTTTCCACATGAGGGGCAGttgtatggcttctctccagtatgcacccTCTCATGTCTTTTTAGGGCATTTGACTgaatgaaactcttcccacattgATGGcacgtgaaaggcttctctccagtgtgaattctcatgtgcactTTAAGGCctcttttttgtgtgaaattctTCCCACACTGAAGACATGTGAAAGCCTTCTCTTCAGTGTGAATTCTAATGTGCACATCAAGGTCTTCTTTTTTTgtgaaaccctttccacactgagggcactTGAAAGGTTTCTCTTCAGTGTGACGTTTTATGTGCCTCTGAAGACTTGGTTTATgtgtgaaactttttccacactgatggcacgtgaaaggcttctctccagtgtgaattctcatgtgcacaTTAAGGTATGCTTTAGACGTGAAACTATTACCACACTGGATGcacgtgaaaggcttctctccagtatgaattctcatgTGCACATTAAGGTCTTGTTTATTTCTgaagctctttccacactgatggcatgcaaaaggcttctctcctgtgtgaattctcatgtgactaTGAAGGTTTCCTCTATTCCTGAAGCTTCTTTCACATCgatggcatgtgtaaggcttctctccagtatgataCACTACGTGATCCCTAAGGCGTCCTCTAttaatgaaactctttccacattgatggcacatgtaaggcttctctccagtgtgaattctcatgtgatcatTAAGGCGTCCTTTAGACGTTAAGCTTttaccacactgaaggcatgtgaaatttttctctccagtatgaattctcatgTGCACATTAAGGTCTCGTTTATTTCTgaagctctttccacactgatggcatgtgaaaggcttctctccagtgtgaattctcatgtgctgGTTAAGACTGTCTTTCcgtgtaaaactctttccacactgagagcaggagAAGGGATTTTTGGCTTGACTTCTGTTTTGTGAAGAATTCTTCTCAGTCTGTGAGCAACTAGAAGATTTTTCTCCTGTTATGAAATTATGAGGATTCTGATGTTCCTCCTCCACTTCCTGTTCTTGACTTTCTTCTTTAACTTCTATTGGTTCTTGATTTTCCTCTTTCACTACAATTAATTCTGAAaagaacatatatattaaaaaacaaatcaataaaagtGACCCTCATTGTAATTGAGGAAATCTACAGGGGTTAagtatctatttttatttcatattttatgtaCTAAAGAAGGTGTCTGGTTCATGTTAATTCAAGcagattagggctgcacaatttaacaaaataataataataataataataataataataataataataatacaaatcttatgGTGCTTAACCCTTTaaggtctgagggtgtttttaaagatttcctgtttcagtgggatacccaaattaaaggcttataactcttaaaaaaaagtgtccaaaaacgtctccatgtgtccaaaagcctcttcaaacaaataaacataataattgtacataagaactaattacacatacaaacacaacaatgactaaaggtttgaatagcatgcagacatggttttagtaatgagatttcacagaatgagtgccttttgactcaatgagtctgtcatttacttggcgccatctcctggtggccatatgtaacattgtgcttcatgtggattatctaatgatctatgcatccaagTACTTTGTATGTGGGCTCTTTTAAAAGATAATCAGCTCCTCTAAGAAAGGTATGTGAACGGGATATTTTAAGTTCAGtttattttttgtcaagttataagtgtatatgcagcatataagcaacacctgttcacatgaaaaataaatgtcaaaGAAATTTTtgtctgtaaataaaaaaaaggctggttgtattctactctgagAGCTtcccaacaacatatgacacatggctatttgatgaatttgatgtttttactgattacaataatatgtaatgcaaaaaatgtttttttttgtaattttttttaattttttttataaattaacaaaacaGAACACCTGATTCGTCTGCTAAATTCAAAACACTTGTtcatttttggtcataatgcctgcatgcattggaaagtagagcttttaagctttcaaactacatctactttgtgttggtcaagactgtatttattaatattttgacaattctttttttttctaactgGCCcacccatccaagcttaaagggttaattagtCATATTGCAATTGCAACTTATGTAAAATgccaaaacacattttctgagatgttaaAAGATATTTTCAGGTTGCTCATCACTGAAAACAGTGAgagcactcattatgtttattatttagcattatttattttttgctagttCATTCTTCCAGTTTAAAAACCAAAGTTGAAGCAATGTCATAAAATGCACTCTAACCTCTGGCATTGTTGTGACTGGTAGGGTAACACGCATTTCCATCAGTAGATTCTGTGCATTTCTaaacattattcatgagaagcaACGCTTCCATGAAGCAACCGTTTGTTTGGATGGCACTCATATTCCATTGTGTCTTTTCTGTATGTCTGATCATGATCATTTCAatggcttgttcaaaaacagaagacaatgatgaaaatCGAAAACTCAGTCATCTCAGCTCTCTTTTTGGTATCCTTTACATAGAGCAAAAGTTACTGGGATTTAGCCCAACAGGGTTTACTggcgttacgtcatcatgacCACAAAGATGAActactggataactttacacagacaaggttagtaaacaattttatAATACTAGAGTTATGTTaactcctatatatatatatatatatatatatatatatatatatatatatatatatatatatacacatatacatatacatacacacacacacacacacacacacacacacacacaaaacccttcatctggtgaatatgtTGGAtataaaaaagcttaatttggtaaatacttacatatCATTGTCTCCATCATCCCCAGATAGCCCTCTACATTACGTATCACTCGCATATGTGTCCACATTTTGCACTAAGTGACTAAAAAATATCTGTTATGAGCCACTGGccagtaaatattcagatttcccTTGTGAGTGAATGAGTTATGTAGTGACAAATATTAACTTTTGCATCGAGATGCTTTCACTTCATGTTGTCTCATAAGCACGCACTACAACACTCTACAATGAACACAAGCAGTGCGTCGCATCAAAAGCAAATGGAACTTATTATAATCAGtaatgctgtctacactgcatCCGTTGCAGTGGGTACTGAGATGTCATGGATCACCATCACTTTAGTTGAGCCATCATGTGCCATAGTTACTTTTACACTGACTTTAAGGAAGTAAAATATGATTTTGGTTACTTTCCACATACCGTTTtcagaacattttctttttacagCAGGGGTGTCCAAAGTATGGCCTGCAGACTGCTCTGTGGCCATGAGACattttagaaatagaacagaatttggCCCGCTATGGAGAAATATTAAATTCATTTTCTGAACACTGGATGTCACAATTACGTATAGCCTAATTTCACAGCACTTTGCCTCCACTAGTGCATTCCCTTTGCAGTCAAACCCATCTTCATTCACGGATAAAGTTTaacaggagtttggaatactCCAGATTTCCGAGGATAAAGAGACATGCAAAAAGAAAGATGCATTTATTATTGGACTCCtatcaggttagatactttgcTCATGAACTAATTCTCCTTAAAATGTCCCGATACCTTGCATCATACAACTTGAGTGGAGCTGTCGTTGTGCAGCGCAAGTGGCCGAACTGCACAGAGATACGTGAGCCGAGCACACTCTCTTGTATGTCCTCTGTCGCACTTTGAAGTGCCTTTTTCTtacatcgataatcagaagatttcCCAGATGATTATCGAACAGTTAGAtccagtccttgaatctgattggacgagagacgttctatGAGTATTGATGTCTCACACAATCAGCACTCAGATGCTTTtttccagactaaattacaccaactctctttcccacgtctatctgtcagtggatcaccagctttctgacggacaggcagcagctagtgagtcaggagaaattcacttccagcacatgaacaatcagcactggtgccccccagggatgtgtgctctccccactactcttctccctgtatacaaatgactgcaccaccaaggacccctctgtcaagctcctgaagtttgcagaagacactaatgtcatcagcctcatcctagatgacgatgagtctgcatacagaagggaggttgaacggctggctcactggtgtagt
This portion of the Myxocyprinus asiaticus isolate MX2 ecotype Aquarium Trade chromosome 14, UBuf_Myxa_2, whole genome shotgun sequence genome encodes:
- the LOC127452154 gene encoding gastrula zinc finger protein XlCGF8.2DB-like isoform X12, with product MRIHTGEKPFTCHQCGKSFRNKRDLNVHMRIHTGEKNFTCLQCGKSLTSKGRLNDHMRIHTGEKPYMCHQCGKSFINRGRLRDHVVYHTGEKPYTCHRCERSFRNRGNLHSHMRIHTGEKPFACHQCGKSFRNKQDLNVHMRIHTGEKPFTCIQCGNSFTSKAYLNVHMRIHTGEKPFTCHQCGKSFTHKPSLQRHIKRHTEEKPFKCPQCGKGFTKKEDLDVHIRIHTEEKAFTCLQCGKNFTQKRGLKVHMRIHTGEKPFTCHQCGKSFIQSNALKRHERVHTGEKPYNCPSCGKCFRQSRSLRNHRKVHFLELL
- the LOC127452154 gene encoding gastrula zinc finger protein XlCGF57.1-like isoform X7, which translates into the protein MFIKEESEDMAYPEACRIKTEHTEEQTELIVVKEENQEPIEVKEESQEQEVEEEHQNPHNFITGEKSSSCSQTEKNSSQNRSQAKNPFSCSQCGKSFTRKDSLNQHMRIHTGEKPFTCHQCGKSFRNKRDLNVHMRIHTGEKNFTCLQCGKSLTSKGRLNDHMRIHTGEKPYMCHQCGKSFINRGRLRDHVVYHTGEKPYTCHRCERSFRNRGNLHSHMRIHTGEKPFACHQCGKSFRNKQDLNVHMRIHTGEKPFTCIQCGNSFTSKAYLNVHMRIHTGEKPFTCHQCGKSFTHKPSLQRHIKRHTEEKPFKCPQCGKGFTKKEDLDVHIRIHTEEKAFTCLQCGKNFTQKRGLKVHMRIHTGEKPFTCHQCGKSFIQSNALKRHERVHTGEKPYNCPSCGKCFRQSRSLRNHRKVHFLELL
- the LOC127452154 gene encoding gastrula zinc finger protein XlCGF57.1-like isoform X6, producing MFIKEESEDMGYPEACRIKTEHTEEQTELIVVKEENQEPIEVKEESQEQEVEEEHQNPHNFITGEKSSSCSQTEKNSSQNRSQAKNPFSCSQCGKSFTRKDSLNQHMRIHTGEKPFTCHQCGKSFRNKRDLNVHMRIHTGEKNFTCLQCGKSLTSKGRLNDHMRIHTGEKPYMCHQCGKSFINRGRLRDHVVYHTGEKPYTCHRCERSFRNRGNLHSHMRIHTGEKPFACHQCGKSFRNKQDLNVHMRIHTGEKPFTCIQCGNSFTSKAYLNVHMRIHTGEKPFTCHQCGKSFTHKPSLQRHIKRHTEEKPFKCPQCGKGFTKKEDLDVHIRIHTEEKAFTCLQCGKNFTQKRGLKVHMRIHTGEKPFTCHQCGKSFIQSNALKRHERVHTGEKPYNCPSCGKCFRQSRSLRNHRKVHFLELL